The Thalassotalea sediminis genome includes the window TCCGCACTGGTTATCCAACATAGAGCTGGAGACTGTTTAAGCTCCTTCTGTTGATTCGATTACTGAAATTCCTGATGCACATAAATGTTATTCATTCTGTTGGAGAATATAAAATTATCTAGATTGAACTTAGTAACAAAGTTAAATCATAGCTCCCAGATTCACCTTAAATTTCAGAGAAAATCCCAATAAAATTGTTACCACTCTAAATACCAATTAATTCAAGGTGGTAACAACTTTTCATTTGTCGAAAACGACATTAACTTTACGCCAAAATCAGTGGTAGCACTTATTGCTGAAATGATTGAGCCGTTTAAAGGCAAAATATACGACCCTTGTTGTGGTTCAGGCGGCATGTTTGTGCAATCCCTTAAGTTTATTGATAGTCACAAAGGCAACCGTAAAAACATTGCCATTTACGGTCAGGAATACACCAACACCACCTACAAGCTAGCTAAGATGAACCTGGCCGTGCGTGGAATCTCAGGTAATTTAGGCGAGGTAGCGGGTGATAGCTTCTTTAAAGATCAACATGAAGACTTAAAAGCTGATTACATTATGGCAAACCCACCGTTTAACCAAAAACAATGGCGTGGTGAAAAAGAGCTCATAGATGACCATCGTTGGGATGGTTTCGAAGTGCCACCTACAGGTAATGCCAACTATGCGTGGATCATGCACATGATCTCAAAGTTGAGTGAAAACGGCACAGCAGGTTTTGTATTAGCCAATGGTTCGATGAGCTCTAATACCGGTGGTGAAGGTGCTATTCGCCAGAAAATCATCGAAAAAGATTTAGTAGATTGCATGATTGCTTTACCGGGACAACTGTTCTACACCACACAAATTCCTGTTTGTTTATGGTTTATCACCAAGAATAAGAAAGAAGATACCGAGCGAGGCTATCGTAACCGCCAAGGTGAAACTTTATTTATTGATGCTCGTGAAATGGGCACAATGGTTAGCCGTGTTCATAAAGAACTTACTACCGAAGATATTGCTGAAATTGCTCGCACCTACCATGCTTGGCGTGGCGAAGAAAAAGATGGTGAATATGAAGATAAGGCTGGATACAGCAAATCAGCCACTTTAGATGAAATCAAAGCTAACGACTTTGTATTAACACCAGGTCGTTACGTTGGTGCTGCCGAGAATGAAGATGACGGTATTCCGTTTGAAGTGAAAATGAAAGAGCTAAGCCAAACCCTATATAGCCAGATGGAACAGGCTGAAACGCTAGACAATGCGATTCGTCAAAACTTGGAGGTGCTAGGTTATGGCGAGTAATTGGCAGCCAATGAAGCTACAGGATTTTGCCGAACATCAGAAGGGTTTTGCATTCAAATCTAAAGATTATATTGAAGATGGAGTGGCAGTTGTAAGGGTTAGTAATCTTACTACAAATTCAATTGATACTTCTGATTTAAAATACGTTTCAGATGAGGTAGCAGCAGATAAAAGTAACTTTAAATTAATTCAGAATGATGTAGTTATTGCAACGGTTGGGTCATGGCCTAAAAACCCAGCATCCGTAGTTGGTAAAGTAATAAAAGTACCGGAAAGTTGTGATAACTATTTACTTAACCAAAATGCAGTGCGTTTTAGAGTTAAATCACAAGAAAGTAGCGACCAGCTTTATCTATACTACTTGTTGAAGTCTAAGAAGTTTTCTGACTACATTATTTCAACTGCTCAAGGTAGTGCGAACCAAGCGAGTATAACTTTAAAAGATATATATGCTTTTGAATTCGATTGTCCAACTTCTTCTGAGAGAAAAAGAATAGCTGAAATACTCTCTGCAATGGATGATAAATCAGACGTAAACCGCAAAACCAACCAAACCCTTGAGCAAATGGCGCAAGCGTTATTTAAAAGCTGGTTTGTTGATTTTGACCCTGTATTCGACAACGCCCTTGCCAGTGGCGTTGCAGTCAGCGACTTCCCCGAAGCCTTGCAGAAAAAAGCGCAACTAAGATTCGAACAACGCCAACAAGTGCAACAACAAATTGGTAATGGTGAGCTAGAAGCTAAACCATTACCAAAAGACATCCGCCAACTATTCCCAAATCAATTTGAACAAACTGATGAACCATCAATCGGCATTAACGGCTGGGTACCAAAAGGCTGGAATGTTAAAACGCTAGGAGAGTCGTGTTCGTTAGTTAGTGGTAAATCTTATAAATCTGCTGAATTGGAGCCTTCAGAAAATGCTTTAGTAACGTTAAAGTCATTTCAAAGAGGTGGTGGCTATAGGTTAGATGGTTTAAAAGAGTACACGGGAAACTTTAAAGATACTCAAGTAGTTAGTACAGGTGATATTATTTTGTCTTGTACTGATGTGACGCAGGCCGCTGAGTTAGTTGGAAGGCCTGCGCTAGTCGCTACAGATAGGAGATATAATAAGTTAATAATTTCACTTGATGTAATGAGAGTTATACCAAACGATGATCAGCAAAAAATGTTTTTTTATTATTTATTGGCACATAATAATTTTACACAATTTGCTTTATCTCATTGTACAGGCACAACAGTTTTACATTTAAAGAAAAAAGCTATCCCGGATTATACCTTCTTAAAACCAAAAGAAGCATTAATTGACTTATTTAGCGCAAAAGTTATTAATTTCATTTCCAAATGTGACCTAAATATTCAAGAAAATAGAAGTTTAGCGAAACTTAGAGATACTCTCTTACCAAAACTAATCTCTGGGGAATTACAACTTTCCACCGAAAGCAGAGATGCAGAGGTCTCTGCTTAATGAGTGAAATTTTGTTGTGGGAAAACATCAAGGATGATTATGCACAAGCAAGCTTGATTGTCGGCAACGGCGCAAGTATGGCTGTATCACCTAACTTTGATTATGGCTCTTTATATGATGCGGCAGTTAAGTTAAAACATATATCTAAACCAGTTCAAGAAGTATTTGATAGCTTTGAAGTTAATGACTTTGAGTTGGTTTTGCGTAGATTATGGCAAGCAAAATTGGTTAATACTGCGTTAGATATAGAACATGGCAAAGTTGAGGATTCATACCAACAAGTAAGAACGGCGTTGATCGCTACGGTTCGAGATATTCATGTTTCATACCAAGAAGCGGAAAAGCACTTAGTGCATATTTACAAATTTATGCAGCGATTTAGCAAAGTACTGGCTTTGAATTATGATCTGATAGTTTATTGGGCTGCGATGTTAGGTAATCGAGAGCTAGGCCCTTGGTTTAAAGATTGTTTTACGCCAAGTGATTTTTGTGAAGACTGGAAAGACAGAGAAGCTCCATATGGGGTAGCGAAAGGCGCAACATTATTTTTTTATCCTCATGGTAATATAGTCTTACACCATCACGAATTTTCCAGTGTTAAAAAAATAACTGCTAGTGCCGATGGTGACTTACTGGAAAGTATATTAGATAAGTGGGTACGAAAAGATTTAGCTCCGGCTTTTGTATGTGAAGGAACTCAAGAATCAAAACAGCAGTCTATTTCAAGCTGTGATTACTTAGAAAAAGTATTCTATGAAGTGCTACCAGATGTTGGTCAAAATATTGTTATTTATGGTTGGTCGATGGCTGAACAAGATCAGCATCTCCTTCAACAAATGAGTAAAAGTAAACCCCAAAAAATTGCTGTATCAGTATATAACGCTGATGAAACATTTATGGGGAAAGCTGAAAAACAACTTAATGACATTGGTGTTGAGGAAGTAGTTTTTTTTGATAGTGAAAGTGCAGGTGCGTGGAATCAGCCATCTACAGAATATTTAAAAGAACAAGAAGACAAACAGAAAGCAATGGCTGGTGCAGTTAAGAATGTTTTAGGGAAGAACTAATTATGAAATTTACAGAAGCGCAATTAGAAGCCGCTATCATTGAGTTATTGGGCGAACAAGGCTATCCGTATACTTCAGGGTCAGACCTCGTTAGAGACCCTGAACAAGTTATCATTGAAGATGATTTACGTGATTATTTAGCTAGCCGTTATTCACAAGATGATATTACGTCTAATGAAATAGATAGCATCATCAAGCAACTAGAGAATCTACCAGCTAGTGATTTGTACGAAAGTAATAAAACCTTTTGTAAATGGTTAAGCGATGGTTTTTTGTTAAAGCGAGAAGCTGGTAGCAAGCCTGGTGAACCGTCTAAAAAAGACTTATATATCCAGCTGATTGGCTACGATGATGTAGTTGATGGCCACAATATTTTTAAAATCGTTAATCAGCTTGAAATTGATAGCCCATCTGCTGATAACTCGAAACGCATCCCTGATGGCATTTTATATATTAATGGCCTACCTGTGGTGGTGATTGAATTTAAAAGTGCCATTCGTGAAGAGCAAGCGTCAATTCATGATGCCTTTGTGCAGTTAACCACTCGTTATCGTAGAGATATTCCGCAATTATTTGTTTTTAATGCTTTGTGTATTATCAGTGACGGCGTGAATAATAAAATGGGTAACGTATTTGCACCATACGATTTTTATTACGCATGGCGTAAAGTCACAGGTGATGAGTCAATTGAACAAGACGGCATAAATGCATTGCATACTATGTTGCAAGGCTTGTTTGATAAAGAGCGCTTATGTGATGTTATTCGTAACTTTATTTACTTCCCTGATAAGTCAAAAGGTGAAGTTAAAATAGTATGCCGTTACCCTCAGTATTACGCAGCCAGAAAGCTTTTTGAGAACATCAAAAAAGAGCGCAAGCTACCTAATGGAGAAGGGGGCAGCGGTAAAGGTGGAACCTATTTTGGGGCAACGGGCTGTGGTAAAAGTTTTACCATGCAGTTCTTATCTCGTTTATTGATGAAAAGCGTTGAGTTTGAAAGCCCAACCATCGTTTTAATAACAGATAGAACCGATTTAGACGACCAACTTTCACAACAGTTTGCTAACGCTAAAACCTATATTGGTGATGATCATATTGTTAGCGTTGAAAGCCGAGACCAGTTAAGAAAACTACTTAAAGGCAGACAAAGTGGTGGTGTGTTTTTAACGACGATTCATAAGTTTACTGAAGATATAGAGCTTCTAACTGAGCGCAGTAATGTGATCTGTATATCTGATGAAGCGCATCGCAGCCAAGTTAATTTAGATCAGAAAGTATCGATTACCGAAAAAGGTGTAAAACGCACTTTTGGTTTTGCCAAATACCTACACGATTCACTACCTAATGCGACCTTTGTTGGTTTTACCGGTACACCAATTGATGCCACGTTAGATGTATTTGGTAAGGTGGTTGATGCGTATACCATGTCTGAGTCGGTAAAAGACGAAATTACTGTACGCATTGTATATGAAGGCCGTGCGGCAAAAGTTTTACTTAATAATGCCAAGCTTGAAGAAATAGAAGCCTATTACAAGCAGTGTGAAGAGTCAGGTAGTAATGAACATCAAATAGAAGAAAGTAAAAAAGCCACATCGAGCATGAACTCGATATTAGGCGATTCTGATCGTATTCGAACCTTGGCTAAAGACTTTGTGGAGCACTACGAAGAGCGTATCAAAGAAGGTTCTACCATTAAAGGTAAAGCCATGTTCGTGTGTAGCTCACGGGAAATAGCGTATCAGTTCTATCAAGAGTTGGAAGAAATTCGCCCTGAATGGTTTGAAGTGCTTGAGTGTGAAAAAGGCTCTTCGTTAAGCGAAAAAGAAAAGAAAAAAATCAAACCGATGGAACGTGTCAAAATGGTAATGACACGAGGTAAGGATGACCCAGAAGATTTGTACAATCTATTAGGCACAAAAGAACACCGCAAAGAGTTAGATCGTCAGTTTAAGAATGAGAAGTCTAACTTTAAAATCGCTATTGTGGTTGATATGTGGCTTACGGGCTTTGATGTGCCATTCTTAGACACCATTTACATCGATAAGCCGTTACAAAAACACAACCTTATTCAGACCATTTCTCGTGTTAATCGTAAATTTGCAGGCAAGCATAAAGGCTTGGTGGTTGACTACATTGGCATTAAAACGGCAATGAACAAGGCATTAGCACAGTTTTCAAAATCAGAAGAAACGAATTTTGAAGACATTAATCAATCAGTGATTGCGGTGAAAGATCACCTTGATCTACTTTCTCGCATTTTCCATAAGTTCGATTCATCGCCTTATTTCACTGGTGAGCCAGTGGCACAGTTAAACTGCCTAAATAATGCCGCTGAATTTATTTTATCGGTGGGTAAGGTCGAAAAGCGTTTTATGGCGTTAGTGAAACGCTTAAAAGCCGCTTATGACGTTTGTTGCGGCAGTGAGAAGCTTTCACAGGAAGAGCGTGATCATATCCATTTCTATATGGCGGTACGCTCAATTATCTACAAGCTCACCAAAGGGGATGCGCCTGATACTGCACAAATGAACGCAAAGGTGCGTGAAATGATCGCTGAAGCGCTGAAAAGTGATGGCGTGGAAGAGATCTTTAAACTGGGTAACGGTGATGGCGAAATTGATATTTTTGATGAAGATTACCTCGCTAAGATCAGCAAAATAAAGCTGCCAAATACCAAGATAATGCTACTGCAAAAGATGCTAGCAAAAGCCATTGATGAAATGAAAAAGGTTAATTTGGCACAAGGCATAGATTTTACTAAACGCTTTAAAGCCTTGGTTGATAAATACAATGAACGCAAAGAAGAAGATGTATTGGTCAGTGAAGTGCTTGAAGACTTTTCTGATGAAATCATCAATATGTTTACCGACTTAAAAGCGGAAATGGACTCCAATGATGATTTGGGGATCAGTTTTGAAGAAAAAGCGTTTTACGACATTCTTAAATCATTAGCCATTAAATACGACTTCAGCTATCTAGAAGATAAACTGATTGAGCTTTCTCAAGAAGTAAAAGAAGTGGTTGATGATAAAGCAAAATATACCGACTGGAACAACCGAGACGATATTAAAGCTTCGTTAAAAGTAGATCTCATCATGCTGTTGGCGAAGTTTGGCTACCCACCAGTGAATCGTGACGAGGTGTATAAAGAGATTTTTGCTCAAGCTGAGAATTTTAAGAAGCACCGTGCGGCTTAGTAATACAGATAAAAGGGAATTGAAATGATAACAAAAGATAAACTAAGCCAATTGGTTGAAAACACGCTTGCGACTCATAACCTAAGCATTGATAGCACAGAGCTTAGCGCTCATGTTGAGCGAATTTATCCAGAATTAGTTGAAACGGTGTCTTATCCTGCTTGGGATAGTAAAGAGGACATTTTGGCGCACATTGGCACGTTGATCCTTCAGATAAATCAAAATCCTGAATTTAAAGAAGAGCTCAAAACGATTTTGGTTAAACAGATGAAGCAAAGTTTGGCGGAAAGCAGACCTAGCTGGTTTGTTGGTGCAAGCTGGGATGATGAAGATCAAACTCAACGGTTTATTGATGAAGGCATTTGGGAGAATGGCTATGACGATAAGTACATTCAAGACGTTAAAAGTATTAAACCGGGCGACCGGATAGCAATTAAATCGACCTATACACGTAAAAATAATTTACCATTTTCGAATCGAGGCAAAAATATGGCTTCGGTTATGGGAATTAAAGCTGTCGGTGTTGTTACTGGTAATAAGAAAGATGGCAAGCGAGTAGAAGTAGAATGGAAGCAAACGTTTTCACCAGCCAAAGAGTGGTACTTCTTTACAGGCCGCACAACTGTGTGGAAAGTTGAGCCTGGCGAATGGATGCCAGAAGCGCTTATTAAGTTTGCATTCGAAGATACTCCTCAAAATTATAAGAAATTTGCCAACCATTCCTTTTGGAAAGAGCGCTTTGGTGATATTCCTGAAGAAGATGTTCGATTCAAATGGACTGGATTTTACGAAGAAATTGCTAATGCGTTAAGTGAGTATCGTCATAACAGAACGGCGTTAGTTACTTGGATTCAAAAAACCGCTGATAAATTTGATTTGTCTTATATTCAAGGCAAGGATTTGGAAGATGTAGACCCGTTTACCGTGATGGGCATGTTCAATCGAGGCATGACCGATGAGAACCGTAAAAAAGTGGCTACGGAGTTAGCCAGTTTTCTAAGTGTCGATGTGGCAGTGCCTAATTCTTTTGAAGCAATTCCTATCCTTAATAATCAAAAGTCTTGGTTTTTCTGGGGTAAAGGCGAGAGACATGATGATGACATAGACAACCTATGGGCATTGTTTGAAGTGGCAAAGGACTTTGCTGATGAAAAGACAGAAGACGATGGTGCTGAGTTTATTGAGCTTTATAACCAAGTCGCATCACAAAAAGGCATTCGCTGGAACTTAACCATGGGGCTTTATTGGATACGTCCATGGTTCTTCCCAACATTAGAAAGCCAAAGCCAAGACTACTTGGCTTCACTTTCCATTAAGCCAGAGCTTAATGGGCCCAAAAAAAGCTGCACCGGAAGTGACTATTTGCTGTTAAGAGATAACTTACTATTACGGTTTGCAGAAGAAGCATTTCCCGTTCATTCGTTTCCTGAATTGTCATTGCATGCTTGGCAGAAACCTACACAGAAGGCCGTCGGAAAAGCTTTGACGTGGAAGGCCGCAATTTTAGAAAGAATCAAAGACTTATGCCTCACAAAAAATTCAGCAGACTTTACTAGAAGTGAGTTTCAGGAAGCTCATTTAGCAGACTTATCAAATTTATTCCCAAATAATGATGCAGTGGAATCAACAATTGATCGTCACATGCAGCTTTTAAGGGATGACAATCACATAGAGTTTATTAAGAAAGGTCATTATGAGTGGTTAGGGTTCGATGATGGAGACTCTGCACCAACTCCTGAAGTAGAAGTGAAAGCTGAGGATTATGGAATTGAAAACATCATCAAAGATGGTTGTTTCATACCACAATCAATACTCGAAGATATGCTTAGTCGCCTTAAAAATAAAAAGAACGTGATACTACAAGGGCCTCCAGGAACAGGAAAAACTTGGCTAGGTAAGCGCTTGGCTTATGCTTTGATTGGTCAAAAGCAACCAGCCTTTATCAAGGCTGTGCAGTTTCACCCAAATTTATCCTATGAAGATTTTATTAAGGGCTGGCGACCAAGTGGTGATGGCCAATTATCGCTCTGTGAAGGACCATTTCTGGATACGGTAAGACAAGCTCAACAAAACCCTAAGAATAAATACGTGGTGGTTATTGAAGAAATAAACCGAGGTAATCCGGCACAGATTTTTGGTGAAATGCTTACGCTTTTAGAAGCAGATAAACGAACACCTAGTGAAGCATTGGAGTTGAGTTATAGGCAAGAAGGTGACGAGCCAGTATATGTACCAGAAAATCTTTTTGTAATTGGTACTATGAACGTGGCCGATAGATCGCTCGCTTTGGTGGATTTGGCCTTAAGAAGACGCTTTGCCTTTATCAATTTAAAGCCAGTATTTGGAAAGCCTTGGCGTGATTGGGTTAATAGTAAAACTGAAATTGACGTTAAGTATCTAGAAACTATTGAAAATCGAATGTTGGAGCTCAATACAGTCATTGAAAATGACGATAGGTTAGGTGTTCAATTTCAGGTTGGGCATAGCTATGTGACACCAGCATTTGATAGTGAAATAACCGATGTAGAGAATTGGTTTAAGCAGGTTGTTGAAACGGAAATTTATCCTTTGTTGGAAGAGTATTGGTTTGATGATCCTAAAAAGGCAGCTCAGCAAAAAGAAGCATTGTTAAAACCACTATGAATGCAATAGCGCCACCAATTCAAAATTTGAGTGCAGGCATTCCTGTTAACAACTTATGGTTGTTGATGCTGTATGCGTCAGAGTTTCGCTATTTGATTGATGAATATGGCGGCACAGAGAGCATTGATGAAGATGTCGCTAGCCTTGTGGCTGATGTCTTATGCTCGCAAGTTGAAGCCAGATTAAAACGAAATTTAACCTACGGTTATAAGCACTCTACTCGTGACTTAAATCGAGTAAGAGGCCGTATTAACGTGCTGGAAACCTACTCTCAGCAGTTATTGCAAAAAGGTAAGGTTCGTTGCACGTTTGAAGAGTTATCTGTCGATACACCAAGGAATCGTTATATTTGTGCCGCCCTTACGCGTGTCGCTAGTTTGGTTGGCAAAAAGTCGCTAAAGCTGCGTTGTCATAAGCTTGCGCAATCTATGATAGAGCGTGGTGTCTCTCCTATGTTTGATGTCAGTTATCACCCAAAAAATGAACGTTTCGGACGACACGAACTGGCAGATAGAAAGGTACTTACAACAGCTGAGCTTGCGTTTAATTTGGCATTAATTAATGAATCAGCAACTAACGGTTATTTCGCATCCCCAGATAAACAAGCTGAATGGGTAAGAAAACTTTTTGAAAAAGCAGTTGGCGGCTTTTATGACTTAAAGCTAGATAAGTCATGGAGCGTTAAACCTGGTAAAAGGTTGAATTGGCAAATTGATGATGCATCAGAGCAAATAGAACAATTGATGCCTTCAATGCAGCTAGATATTTCACTTGAAAATGAAGAACTGCAACAACGTATTGTTATTGATACCAAATTTACTTCGATTACGACCAAACGTTTTCATGGAGGCGAAAGTTTTAAAAGTGGCTACATCTACCAACTTTATACTTACCTGAGATCTCAAGAGGTACTATCCGAACCAATGTCGTTGACATCAACAGGCATGTTACTTCACCCATCAGTAGGCGTTAATTATGATGAGCATGTCACCATACAAGGC containing:
- a CDS encoding type I restriction endonuclease subunit R → MKFTEAQLEAAIIELLGEQGYPYTSGSDLVRDPEQVIIEDDLRDYLASRYSQDDITSNEIDSIIKQLENLPASDLYESNKTFCKWLSDGFLLKREAGSKPGEPSKKDLYIQLIGYDDVVDGHNIFKIVNQLEIDSPSADNSKRIPDGILYINGLPVVVIEFKSAIREEQASIHDAFVQLTTRYRRDIPQLFVFNALCIISDGVNNKMGNVFAPYDFYYAWRKVTGDESIEQDGINALHTMLQGLFDKERLCDVIRNFIYFPDKSKGEVKIVCRYPQYYAARKLFENIKKERKLPNGEGGSGKGGTYFGATGCGKSFTMQFLSRLLMKSVEFESPTIVLITDRTDLDDQLSQQFANAKTYIGDDHIVSVESRDQLRKLLKGRQSGGVFLTTIHKFTEDIELLTERSNVICISDEAHRSQVNLDQKVSITEKGVKRTFGFAKYLHDSLPNATFVGFTGTPIDATLDVFGKVVDAYTMSESVKDEITVRIVYEGRAAKVLLNNAKLEEIEAYYKQCEESGSNEHQIEESKKATSSMNSILGDSDRIRTLAKDFVEHYEERIKEGSTIKGKAMFVCSSREIAYQFYQELEEIRPEWFEVLECEKGSSLSEKEKKKIKPMERVKMVMTRGKDDPEDLYNLLGTKEHRKELDRQFKNEKSNFKIAIVVDMWLTGFDVPFLDTIYIDKPLQKHNLIQTISRVNRKFAGKHKGLVVDYIGIKTAMNKALAQFSKSEETNFEDINQSVIAVKDHLDLLSRIFHKFDSSPYFTGEPVAQLNCLNNAAEFILSVGKVEKRFMALVKRLKAAYDVCCGSEKLSQEERDHIHFYMAVRSIIYKLTKGDAPDTAQMNAKVREMIAEALKSDGVEEIFKLGNGDGEIDIFDEDYLAKISKIKLPNTKIMLLQKMLAKAIDEMKKVNLAQGIDFTKRFKALVDKYNERKEEDVLVSEVLEDFSDEIINMFTDLKAEMDSNDDLGISFEEKAFYDILKSLAIKYDFSYLEDKLIELSQEVKEVVDDKAKYTDWNNRDDIKASLKVDLIMLLAKFGYPPVNRDEVYKEIFAQAENFKKHRAA
- a CDS encoding restriction endonuclease subunit S, giving the protein MASNWQPMKLQDFAEHQKGFAFKSKDYIEDGVAVVRVSNLTTNSIDTSDLKYVSDEVAADKSNFKLIQNDVVIATVGSWPKNPASVVGKVIKVPESCDNYLLNQNAVRFRVKSQESSDQLYLYYLLKSKKFSDYIISTAQGSANQASITLKDIYAFEFDCPTSSERKRIAEILSAMDDKSDVNRKTNQTLEQMAQALFKSWFVDFDPVFDNALASGVAVSDFPEALQKKAQLRFEQRQQVQQQIGNGELEAKPLPKDIRQLFPNQFEQTDEPSIGINGWVPKGWNVKTLGESCSLVSGKSYKSAELEPSENALVTLKSFQRGGGYRLDGLKEYTGNFKDTQVVSTGDIILSCTDVTQAAELVGRPALVATDRRYNKLIISLDVMRVIPNDDQQKMFFYYLLAHNNFTQFALSHCTGTTVLHLKKKAIPDYTFLKPKEALIDLFSAKVINFISKCDLNIQENRSLAKLRDTLLPKLISGELQLSTESRDAEVSA
- a CDS encoding N-6 DNA methylase; amino-acid sequence: MNFTPKSVVALIAEMIEPFKGKIYDPCCGSGGMFVQSLKFIDSHKGNRKNIAIYGQEYTNTTYKLAKMNLAVRGISGNLGEVAGDSFFKDQHEDLKADYIMANPPFNQKQWRGEKELIDDHRWDGFEVPPTGNANYAWIMHMISKLSENGTAGFVLANGSMSSNTGGEGAIRQKIIEKDLVDCMIALPGQLFYTTQIPVCLWFITKNKKEDTERGYRNRQGETLFIDAREMGTMVSRVHKELTTEDIAEIARTYHAWRGEEKDGEYEDKAGYSKSATLDEIKANDFVLTPGRYVGAAENEDDGIPFEVKMKELSQTLYSQMEQAETLDNAIRQNLEVLGYGE
- a CDS encoding 5-methylcytosine restriction system specificity protein McrC yields the protein MNAIAPPIQNLSAGIPVNNLWLLMLYASEFRYLIDEYGGTESIDEDVASLVADVLCSQVEARLKRNLTYGYKHSTRDLNRVRGRINVLETYSQQLLQKGKVRCTFEELSVDTPRNRYICAALTRVASLVGKKSLKLRCHKLAQSMIERGVSPMFDVSYHPKNERFGRHELADRKVLTTAELAFNLALINESATNGYFASPDKQAEWVRKLFEKAVGGFYDLKLDKSWSVKPGKRLNWQIDDASEQIEQLMPSMQLDISLENEELQQRIVIDTKFTSITTKRFHGGESFKSGYIYQLYTYLRSQEVLSEPMSLTSTGMLLHPSVGVNYDEHVTIQGHQLRFCTIDLSRSSMEISHQLFELIHE
- a CDS encoding AAA family ATPase, producing MITKDKLSQLVENTLATHNLSIDSTELSAHVERIYPELVETVSYPAWDSKEDILAHIGTLILQINQNPEFKEELKTILVKQMKQSLAESRPSWFVGASWDDEDQTQRFIDEGIWENGYDDKYIQDVKSIKPGDRIAIKSTYTRKNNLPFSNRGKNMASVMGIKAVGVVTGNKKDGKRVEVEWKQTFSPAKEWYFFTGRTTVWKVEPGEWMPEALIKFAFEDTPQNYKKFANHSFWKERFGDIPEEDVRFKWTGFYEEIANALSEYRHNRTALVTWIQKTADKFDLSYIQGKDLEDVDPFTVMGMFNRGMTDENRKKVATELASFLSVDVAVPNSFEAIPILNNQKSWFFWGKGERHDDDIDNLWALFEVAKDFADEKTEDDGAEFIELYNQVASQKGIRWNLTMGLYWIRPWFFPTLESQSQDYLASLSIKPELNGPKKSCTGSDYLLLRDNLLLRFAEEAFPVHSFPELSLHAWQKPTQKAVGKALTWKAAILERIKDLCLTKNSADFTRSEFQEAHLADLSNLFPNNDAVESTIDRHMQLLRDDNHIEFIKKGHYEWLGFDDGDSAPTPEVEVKAEDYGIENIIKDGCFIPQSILEDMLSRLKNKKNVILQGPPGTGKTWLGKRLAYALIGQKQPAFIKAVQFHPNLSYEDFIKGWRPSGDGQLSLCEGPFLDTVRQAQQNPKNKYVVVIEEINRGNPAQIFGEMLTLLEADKRTPSEALELSYRQEGDEPVYVPENLFVIGTMNVADRSLALVDLALRRRFAFINLKPVFGKPWRDWVNSKTEIDVKYLETIENRMLELNTVIENDDRLGVQFQVGHSYVTPAFDSEITDVENWFKQVVETEIYPLLEEYWFDDPKKAAQQKEALLKPL
- a CDS encoding DUF4917 family protein; amino-acid sequence: MSEILLWENIKDDYAQASLIVGNGASMAVSPNFDYGSLYDAAVKLKHISKPVQEVFDSFEVNDFELVLRRLWQAKLVNTALDIEHGKVEDSYQQVRTALIATVRDIHVSYQEAEKHLVHIYKFMQRFSKVLALNYDLIVYWAAMLGNRELGPWFKDCFTPSDFCEDWKDREAPYGVAKGATLFFYPHGNIVLHHHEFSSVKKITASADGDLLESILDKWVRKDLAPAFVCEGTQESKQQSISSCDYLEKVFYEVLPDVGQNIVIYGWSMAEQDQHLLQQMSKSKPQKIAVSVYNADETFMGKAEKQLNDIGVEEVVFFDSESAGAWNQPSTEYLKEQEDKQKAMAGAVKNVLGKN